In one Prochlorococcus marinus XMU1404 genomic region, the following are encoded:
- a CDS encoding valine--tRNA ligase, with the protein MTEMNDQLSLENYSPFEVEKKWQEKWESLKAFSPNPEDEGEPFCVVIPPPNVTGSLHMGHAFNTALIDVVVRFQRLLGKNVLCLPGTDHASIAVQTILEKQLRSEGKTSEDIGRDEFLKRAWNWKEQSGGRIVSQLKRIGYSVDWTRERFTLDQKLNEAVIEAFNILYKRNLIYRGEYLVNWCPESQSAVSDLEVEMQEVNGHLWHFKYPLISESGQLLDKYLEVATTRPETLLGDTAVAVNPDDDRYKEFIGVKVKVPFVDREIPIIADSHVDKDFGTGCVKVTPAHDPNDFAIGKRHNLKQINVMNKDGTLNINAGIFQNLDRYEARKKIIKELDNLGLLTKIEDYKHTVPFSDRGKVPIEPLLSTQWFLKMDDISQGCLNEIDSKKPSFIPPRWEKVYKDWLENINDWCISRQLWWGHQIPAWYVLDDSQDSIEQNTPYIVARNEEDALIEANKKFGLNIKLVRDKDVLDTWFSSGLWPFSTLGWPNTNDADFKKWYPNNVLVTGFDIIFFWVARMTMMGNTFTNNIPFKDVYIHGLVRDENNKKMSKSSGNGIDPILLIDKYGSDALRFALIREVAGAGQDIRLDFDRKKDTSSTVEASRNFANKLWNATKFVLINKTSNNNYSLNESDENSLELCDKWILSKLNQVNIKVAALLKEYKLGESAKLLYEFTWNDFCDWYVEFAKQRFNNKETKNRKISEKVLIKVLNDILVMIHPFMPHITEELWHVLQLKPDKELLSLQRWPTQENKFVDNKLDNSFQQLFEIIRLIRNLRAELGLKPSEKVPVYLISDSDELIDFLKNLVDDIQTLTKSSEVFIFKTNAVDKKEFAKSFSGIISDLEVYLPFQDFVNIDALKERLNKDLKKVTIELDNLNMRLSNKNFVDKAPKDIVEECRCKLKEGSVQMDRITKKLELLS; encoded by the coding sequence ATGACAGAGATGAATGATCAATTATCTTTAGAGAATTATTCACCTTTTGAAGTAGAGAAAAAGTGGCAAGAAAAATGGGAAAGTCTAAAGGCGTTTAGTCCAAACCCTGAGGATGAAGGTGAGCCTTTTTGTGTTGTTATTCCGCCACCAAATGTAACTGGATCTTTGCATATGGGGCATGCATTTAATACGGCTTTGATAGATGTTGTAGTACGTTTTCAAAGACTTTTGGGTAAGAATGTTTTGTGTTTACCAGGAACTGATCATGCTTCAATAGCTGTTCAAACTATTCTCGAAAAGCAATTAAGAAGTGAAGGCAAAACAAGCGAGGATATTGGAAGAGATGAATTTCTTAAAAGAGCATGGAACTGGAAAGAACAAAGTGGTGGAAGAATAGTTTCTCAATTAAAAAGGATAGGATATTCAGTTGACTGGACTAGAGAAAGATTTACTCTTGATCAAAAATTAAATGAAGCAGTTATAGAGGCTTTTAATATTCTCTATAAAAGGAACTTAATTTATAGAGGCGAATATTTGGTTAATTGGTGCCCTGAATCTCAATCTGCAGTAAGTGATCTTGAGGTTGAAATGCAAGAAGTAAATGGTCATTTATGGCATTTTAAATACCCTTTAATTTCTGAAAGTGGTCAACTGTTAGATAAGTACTTAGAAGTTGCAACAACAAGACCAGAAACTCTTTTGGGTGATACTGCAGTGGCAGTTAATCCTGATGATGATAGATATAAAGAATTTATTGGTGTCAAAGTAAAAGTCCCTTTCGTTGATAGAGAAATACCTATTATCGCTGATTCACATGTTGATAAAGATTTTGGTACGGGTTGTGTGAAGGTTACTCCAGCCCATGATCCAAATGATTTTGCAATAGGAAAAAGGCATAACTTAAAACAGATTAATGTAATGAATAAAGATGGAACTTTAAATATTAATGCAGGTATTTTTCAAAATTTAGATAGATATGAGGCTAGAAAGAAAATTATCAAAGAATTGGATAACTTAGGCCTTTTGACAAAGATAGAGGATTATAAACATACTGTTCCTTTTTCTGATAGAGGTAAAGTGCCAATTGAACCTTTATTGTCAACTCAATGGTTTTTGAAAATGGATGATATATCACAAGGATGTCTTAACGAAATTGATTCTAAAAAACCATCGTTTATTCCTCCACGTTGGGAGAAAGTTTATAAGGATTGGTTAGAGAATATTAATGATTGGTGTATCAGTCGGCAATTGTGGTGGGGGCACCAAATACCAGCATGGTATGTTTTAGATGACTCTCAAGACTCAATAGAACAAAATACTCCATATATCGTTGCAAGAAATGAAGAAGATGCCTTAATCGAAGCTAATAAAAAATTTGGATTAAATATTAAATTGGTTCGTGATAAAGATGTTTTGGATACATGGTTTTCAAGTGGTTTATGGCCTTTCTCAACTCTTGGTTGGCCAAATACAAATGATGCGGATTTTAAAAAATGGTATCCAAATAATGTTCTTGTTACTGGTTTCGATATTATTTTCTTTTGGGTGGCCAGAATGACAATGATGGGGAATACTTTTACGAATAATATTCCTTTTAAGGATGTTTATATTCATGGTCTAGTTCGAGATGAAAACAATAAAAAAATGAGTAAAAGTTCAGGTAATGGTATTGATCCAATACTATTAATTGATAAATATGGTTCTGATGCTCTACGATTCGCTTTAATTCGAGAAGTTGCAGGCGCAGGACAAGATATTCGGCTTGATTTTGATAGGAAAAAAGATACATCTTCAACTGTTGAAGCTTCAAGAAATTTTGCGAATAAATTATGGAATGCAACTAAATTTGTTTTAATTAATAAAACTTCTAACAATAATTATTCGCTTAATGAGAGTGATGAAAATTCTTTAGAGTTATGTGATAAGTGGATTTTATCGAAATTGAATCAGGTAAATATAAAAGTCGCTGCTTTGTTGAAAGAATATAAATTGGGAGAATCTGCGAAATTACTATATGAATTTACATGGAATGATTTTTGTGACTGGTATGTAGAATTTGCTAAACAAAGGTTTAATAATAAAGAGACTAAAAATAGAAAAATATCTGAGAAGGTTTTAATAAAAGTGCTCAATGATATTTTGGTGATGATTCATCCTTTTATGCCGCACATTACTGAAGAACTTTGGCATGTACTGCAACTTAAACCAGATAAAGAATTATTATCTCTTCAAAGATGGCCAACTCAAGAAAATAAATTTGTTGATAATAAGCTTGATAATTCCTTTCAGCAACTCTTTGAAATTATTAGATTGATTAGAAATTTGAGAGCTGAATTAGGCCTCAAGCCATCAGAAAAAGTTCCTGTTTACTTAATTTCAGATAGTGATGAATTGATTGATTTTTTAAAAAATTTAGTTGATGATATTCAAACCTTAACCAAATCTTCTGAAGTATTTATTTTTAAAACTAATGCTGTTGATAAAAAAGAGTTTGCTAAATCTTTTTCTGGGATAATTAGTGATTTAGAGGTTTATTTACCATTTCAGGATTTTGTAAA
- a CDS encoding AIR synthase, with protein MSLVRTLDRPFIIFLMTEMVNLSISQIGASELSRQASFDGSPVEMSIDLVEDKNCSEGCMHIKLRPGTCNGSPISRTEGVTLYADVKKFNLLKDLKLDYYGDLSGCGFLISTPKNAKLFFCGSGFKIL; from the coding sequence ATGTCCCTGGTTCGAACCCTGGATCGCCCATTTATTATTTTTCTAATGACTGAGATGGTTAATCTTTCAATCAGTCAAATCGGTGCTTCAGAACTATCTAGGCAAGCTTCTTTTGATGGTTCTCCAGTAGAAATGTCGATTGATTTGGTAGAGGATAAAAATTGTTCCGAAGGATGCATGCATATTAAATTAAGGCCAGGTACATGTAATGGATCCCCTATTTCAAGAACTGAAGGAGTAACTTTATACGCGGATGTAAAAAAGTTTAATTTACTGAAAGATTTAAAATTAGATTATTACGGTGATTTGAGCGGTTGTGGATTTCTTATTTCAACACCAAAAAATGCAAAACTTTTTTTCTGTGGTTCTGGCTTCAAAATTTTGTAG
- the mazG gene encoding nucleoside triphosphate pyrophosphohydrolase codes for MSSNDRYKLQTNSNLETIESFKILISIIKSLKDKTWGCPWQKVQSHKSLIPFLHEESSEFIDAIYNKKADNICEELGDLLLQVMLHAEIGYEKKEFELNDVIKNLNKKIINRHPYIFNKKEKVSLEKSQEIWENIKNSEKEAPHMESSISKNLNLKIKNLPPTVGTDKITNVVKEYGFKWESTDQIFEKLEEEINELKEAIKSKNDSDIKNEFGDIYFTLLNLSNFLKINPESALQKTNKKFLDRFSIIEHHAGDNIKKQTSKDFQRLWQIAKQKLKRKNS; via the coding sequence ATGTCATCAAACGATAGATATAAGTTGCAAACAAATTCCAATTTAGAGACTATAGAGAGCTTTAAAATTTTAATATCTATTATCAAATCGTTAAAAGATAAAACTTGGGGATGCCCATGGCAGAAAGTACAGTCTCATAAATCGTTGATCCCATTTTTACATGAAGAAAGTAGTGAATTTATAGATGCTATATATAACAAAAAGGCGGATAACATTTGTGAAGAGTTAGGAGATCTATTATTACAAGTAATGCTTCATGCTGAAATTGGTTACGAAAAAAAAGAATTTGAACTAAATGATGTTATAAAAAATCTAAACAAGAAAATTATTAATAGACATCCATATATTTTCAATAAAAAAGAAAAAGTATCTCTAGAAAAATCGCAAGAGATTTGGGAAAATATTAAAAATTCAGAAAAAGAAGCCCCTCATATGGAATCATCAATTAGTAAAAATTTAAATTTGAAAATAAAAAATTTACCGCCAACGGTTGGAACAGATAAAATCACAAATGTAGTTAAAGAATATGGTTTTAAATGGGAAAGTACAGATCAGATTTTTGAAAAGTTAGAAGAAGAGATTAATGAATTAAAAGAAGCAATTAAAAGTAAAAATGATTCAGACATAAAAAATGAATTTGGGGATATTTACTTTACCCTTCTTAATCTTTCAAACTTTTTAAAGATAAATCCTGAATCAGCTCTTCAAAAAACTAATAAAAAATTTTTAGACAGATTTTCAATAATTGAACATCATGCAGGAGATAATATTAAAAAACAAACGTCTAAAGATTTTCAAAGGCTATGGCAAATAGCCAAGCAAAAACTTAAAAGAAAAAATTCTTAA
- the speE gene encoding polyamine aminopropyltransferase produces MTHISKWIDEYHQGSRFGLNGEILIKQKSKYQEILVIENEYYGRALMLDGCWMTSLKDEKYYHECLVHPALSSIDEKSNVLIIGGGDGGTARECVKYSQISKIDLVEIDEEVMKISKKFLKEIGGEAWNDKRLKIHIDDGFKWVKKTRDNFYDVIFIDCSDPSEFSNSLFSDSFYRECKRILTKNGILATQSESPESFKNIHISILKTLKKIFRVSETMYSFVPIYPSGIWSWTFASEKVLNLSNQNSNEALKIEKGCEIWNLNFQDAAFKMMPNKIVKELNS; encoded by the coding sequence ATGACTCATATTTCAAAATGGATAGATGAATATCATCAAGGCTCAAGATTCGGCTTAAATGGAGAAATTTTAATTAAACAAAAATCAAAATATCAAGAAATTCTTGTTATAGAAAATGAATATTATGGCAGAGCTTTAATGCTAGATGGCTGTTGGATGACATCATTAAAAGACGAGAAATATTATCATGAGTGTCTTGTGCATCCTGCATTAAGCAGCATTGACGAAAAATCTAATGTGTTAATTATTGGTGGAGGAGACGGTGGTACTGCAAGAGAATGCGTTAAATACTCTCAAATATCAAAAATTGATCTAGTAGAGATTGATGAAGAGGTAATGAAAATATCTAAAAAATTTTTAAAAGAAATTGGAGGCGAAGCATGGAATGACAAAAGATTAAAGATTCATATTGATGATGGTTTCAAATGGGTAAAAAAAACAAGAGATAATTTTTACGACGTCATATTTATAGATTGCTCAGATCCCTCAGAATTTTCAAATTCATTATTTTCAGATTCGTTTTATAGAGAATGCAAAAGAATTCTTACAAAAAATGGTATTTTAGCAACCCAAAGCGAATCACCTGAATCCTTCAAAAATATTCACATAAGTATTTTGAAAACCCTGAAAAAAATCTTTAGAGTCTCTGAAACTATGTATTCTTTTGTACCTATATATCCAAGCGGTATTTGGAGTTGGACATTCGCTTCTGAAAAAGTTCTAAATTTATCAAACCAAAATTCTAATGAGGCCCTAAAAATAGAAAAAGGTTGTGAAATTTGGAATTTAAATTTTCAAGATGCAGCATTCAAAATGATGCCAAATAAAATTGTAAAAGAACTCAATTCATAG